A genomic window from Streptomyces sp. NBC_00234 includes:
- a CDS encoding IclR family transcriptional regulator yields MSQTVDRALSILPLLAQGPADLGQVAERLGVHKSTALRLLRTLHEHGLVYRQADQRYRLGARLFALAQEAVENLDVREIAHPHLVELNEQCGHTVHLAVYEENEVLYIDKVESRYPVRMYSRIGKPVAITVAAVAKLLLADLSEPERRVIADKLDYPMYTSRSTPNAVAFLKELAVVREQGWATDLGGHEESINCVGAPIRGADGRIVAAMSVSAPNVVVTREELLTLLPLVRRTADTISREYSGNAPTKKA; encoded by the coding sequence ATGAGCCAGACCGTCGACCGGGCACTGAGCATCCTTCCGCTGCTCGCCCAGGGACCCGCCGACCTCGGACAGGTCGCCGAGCGGCTCGGCGTCCACAAGTCCACGGCGCTGCGCCTGCTCCGTACGCTCCACGAGCACGGACTCGTCTACCGCCAGGCCGACCAGCGCTACCGGCTGGGCGCCCGCCTCTTCGCGCTCGCGCAGGAAGCCGTCGAGAACCTCGACGTACGCGAGATCGCCCACCCCCACCTCGTCGAACTGAACGAGCAGTGCGGGCACACCGTGCACCTCGCGGTGTACGAGGAGAACGAGGTCCTCTACATCGACAAGGTCGAGAGCCGCTACCCGGTCCGGATGTACTCGCGGATCGGCAAGCCGGTCGCGATCACTGTCGCCGCGGTCGCCAAGCTGCTGCTCGCCGACCTCTCCGAGCCGGAGCGGCGTGTGATCGCCGACAAGCTCGACTACCCCATGTACACGTCCCGTTCGACCCCGAACGCGGTGGCGTTCCTCAAGGAACTCGCCGTCGTACGCGAACAGGGCTGGGCCACCGACCTCGGTGGCCACGAGGAGTCCATCAACTGCGTCGGCGCCCCCATCCGCGGCGCGGACGGCCGGATCGTCGCCGCCATGTCGGTGTCCGCGCCCAACGTGGTCGTCACACGCGAGGAACTCCTCACCCTGCTTCCGCTGGTGCGTCGCACCGCCGACACCATCAGCCGGGAGTACTCCGGCAACGCCCCCACGAAGAAAGCCTGA
- a CDS encoding RidA family protein, with translation MTEKTALTPSTHTAPPAKFSHGVKKGNILQVAGQVGFLPAVEGQAPTPAGPTLREQTLQTFANVKAILEEGGASWDDVMMMRVYLTDVDHFAEMNEIYNTYFGEQNLKEAPAARTTVYVGLPKGLLIEIDALAVLS, from the coding sequence ATGACCGAGAAGACCGCTCTCACCCCGAGCACCCACACCGCCCCGCCCGCGAAGTTCTCGCACGGCGTGAAGAAGGGGAACATCCTCCAGGTCGCCGGCCAGGTCGGCTTCCTGCCCGCCGTGGAGGGCCAGGCGCCCACGCCCGCGGGCCCGACGCTGCGCGAGCAGACGCTCCAGACCTTCGCCAACGTCAAGGCGATCCTGGAGGAGGGCGGCGCGAGCTGGGACGACGTGATGATGATGCGCGTCTACCTCACCGACGTGGACCACTTCGCGGAGATGAACGAGATCTACAACACCTACTTCGGCGAGCAGAACCTCAAGGAGGCGCCCGCCGCCCGTACGACGGTCTACGTCGGTCTCCCCAAGGGCCTGCTCATCGAGATCGACGCGCTCGCGGTCCTCAGCTGA
- a CDS encoding GntP family permease has product MLLAATPQPAETPPHTGGLLLLIDGTAGLLTVAALGIALLLFLIIKVRLQPFVALLAVSIAVGLGAGLSVTELFGTVQKSAAVSVIESGMGGILGHVAIIIGLGTMLGAILEVSGGAEVLSTRLLNLFGEKRAPLAMGLTGLIFGIPVFFDVGIFVLAPIVYAAAKRSGKSILLYAMPLLAGLSMTHAFLPPHPGPVAAAGLFDVSLGWVILMGAVVGIPSVLAAWVYAAWIGKRIFVDVPQDMVEAAEESKAAVAAEQRAAGVTPREDPVGLMTVLAIIGTPLVLILAATFSSIALDPSTLRSVVEFFGNPFVALTIALFLAYYVLGIRRGWSRKSLESVSTSSLKPVGNILLVVGAGGIFGAVLKASGIADALADTFNDVGLPVILLAWLISVVLRVAQGSATVAIVTTAGIVVPLVEGQDMSQAHLALIIMAISAGSIFASHVNDGGFWMVSKYFGISERDTLKSWTVLETVLSVAGFVVAAALSLVI; this is encoded by the coding sequence ATGCTGCTCGCCGCCACCCCACAGCCGGCCGAGACGCCACCCCACACCGGTGGACTCCTCCTGCTGATCGACGGCACCGCCGGTCTGCTGACCGTCGCCGCCCTCGGAATCGCCCTCCTCCTCTTCCTGATCATCAAGGTCAGGCTCCAGCCGTTCGTCGCCCTGCTCGCGGTCTCCATAGCCGTCGGCCTGGGCGCCGGTCTCTCCGTCACCGAACTCTTCGGTACGGTGCAGAAATCCGCCGCCGTCTCCGTCATCGAATCGGGCATGGGCGGCATCCTCGGCCATGTGGCGATCATCATCGGCCTCGGGACGATGCTCGGCGCGATCCTCGAAGTCTCCGGCGGGGCCGAGGTGCTGAGCACCCGTCTGCTGAACCTCTTCGGAGAGAAGCGCGCCCCGCTCGCCATGGGCCTCACCGGCCTGATCTTCGGTATCCCGGTCTTCTTCGACGTCGGCATCTTCGTCCTCGCGCCGATCGTGTACGCCGCCGCCAAGCGCTCCGGAAAATCGATCCTGCTGTACGCGATGCCCCTGCTGGCCGGTCTCTCGATGACGCACGCGTTCCTGCCGCCGCACCCCGGCCCCGTCGCCGCCGCCGGACTGTTCGACGTCTCGCTCGGCTGGGTCATCCTGATGGGCGCCGTCGTCGGCATCCCGTCCGTCCTCGCCGCCTGGGTCTACGCCGCGTGGATCGGCAAGCGCATCTTCGTCGACGTCCCGCAGGACATGGTCGAGGCGGCCGAGGAGTCCAAGGCCGCCGTCGCCGCCGAGCAGCGGGCCGCCGGGGTCACCCCGCGCGAGGACCCGGTCGGGCTCATGACCGTCCTCGCGATCATCGGCACCCCGCTCGTGCTGATCCTCGCCGCGACGTTCTCCTCCATCGCGCTGGACCCCTCCACCCTTCGCTCCGTCGTCGAGTTCTTCGGCAACCCGTTCGTCGCCCTGACGATCGCGCTGTTCCTCGCGTACTACGTGCTGGGCATCCGGCGCGGCTGGTCCCGCAAGTCGCTGGAGTCGGTCTCCACGTCCTCGCTCAAGCCGGTCGGCAACATCCTGCTGGTCGTCGGCGCGGGCGGAATCTTCGGAGCCGTGCTCAAGGCCAGCGGCATCGCGGACGCGCTCGCCGACACCTTCAACGACGTCGGGCTCCCGGTCATCCTGCTCGCCTGGCTGATTTCCGTCGTGCTCCGCGTCGCACAGGGCTCGGCGACGGTCGCGATCGTGACCACGGCGGGCATCGTGGTGCCCCTGGTCGAGGGCCAGGACATGTCCCAGGCGCACCTCGCGCTGATCATCATGGCGATCTCGGCGGGCTCGATCTTCGCCTCGCACGTCAACGACGGCGGATTCTGGATGGTCAGCAAGTACTTCGGCATCTCGGAGCGCGACACCCTGAAGTCGTGGACCGTCCTGGAGACGGTCCTGTCGGTCGCCGGTTTCGTCGTTGCTGCGGCGCTCAGCCTGGTGATCTAG